From Actinopolymorpha cephalotaxi, one genomic window encodes:
- a CDS encoding TOMM precursor leader peptide-binding protein, with protein MTTTDGTGRPKLRDYLHARTLDDALLIRGGATTVTLRGRSVSELLVPLLPMLDGRRSVDDLHRELPWVERDVLVGALEILRSHNLLDDARPVVTPAPHDDHAGQRSYWTSLGADPNTVENDLSQATVTVVGLGETGRTVARVLAASGVGTLRLAHDGIARPEQVTGDGHAPPSQVGTSVEVAAEWPGPGKALPADWFEGAAVVVQCAETRTGELTSMLNDTAISTGTPFLQATIGADHATVGPFVVQGLSACHECFRLRLASNRSLLDDAVGTPVDLGREATGTRSSGVAIPAFFSDLVGATAAGEVVRQLSGVLRPTTLGGFVSLNPHQATTVRHEVLKVPRCPVCGPRRYRPQMKIWDLDPAGSEAADGHR; from the coding sequence ATGACGACCACGGACGGGACCGGCCGTCCCAAGCTCCGCGACTACCTCCACGCGAGGACACTCGACGACGCCCTGCTGATCCGCGGCGGCGCGACGACGGTCACCCTGCGGGGCCGATCGGTCTCCGAACTGCTGGTGCCCCTGCTGCCGATGTTGGACGGCCGACGATCGGTGGACGACCTGCACCGCGAGCTTCCCTGGGTCGAGCGCGACGTGTTGGTCGGGGCGCTGGAGATCCTGCGGTCCCACAACCTCCTCGACGACGCACGCCCAGTGGTCACGCCGGCGCCCCACGACGACCACGCCGGTCAGCGGTCGTACTGGACCTCACTCGGGGCGGATCCGAACACGGTGGAGAACGACCTGTCCCAGGCGACCGTCACGGTCGTCGGGCTGGGCGAGACAGGGCGTACGGTGGCGCGGGTTCTGGCCGCCTCCGGTGTGGGCACCCTCCGACTTGCCCACGACGGCATCGCCCGGCCGGAACAGGTGACGGGCGACGGACACGCCCCGCCCTCACAGGTGGGCACCTCGGTGGAGGTCGCAGCCGAGTGGCCGGGTCCCGGAAAGGCCCTGCCCGCCGACTGGTTCGAGGGTGCCGCGGTCGTCGTCCAGTGCGCCGAGACCCGGACCGGTGAGCTCACGAGCATGCTGAACGACACCGCGATCTCGACCGGGACCCCGTTCCTTCAGGCGACCATCGGGGCCGACCACGCCACGGTCGGCCCGTTCGTGGTCCAGGGCCTGTCCGCCTGTCACGAGTGCTTCCGGCTGAGGCTCGCGAGCAACAGGTCCCTGCTCGACGACGCCGTGGGCACTCCGGTCGACCTGGGCCGGGAAGCCACCGGGACACGTTCGTCGGGCGTAGCGATCCCGGCCTTCTTCTCGGACCTGGTGGGCGCAACCGCGGCCGGTGAGGTGGTACGGCAGTTGAGCGGCGTACTCCGGCCCACGACGCTCGGCGGGTTCGTGAGCTTGAATCCGCACCAGGCCACCACTGTCCGCCACGAGGTGCTGAAGGTGCCTCGTTGCCCGGTGTGCGGGCCACGCAGGTACCGCCCACAGATGAAGATCTGGGATCTCGACCCGGCAGGTAGCGAAGCCGCGGACGGGCACAGATGA
- a CDS encoding lysylphosphatidylglycerol synthase transmembrane domain-containing protein: MTPQLAQSTPVAPGPSVAPTPPVTSIGRRVWTWLRPLVGIGILAVLVRRFGTGPFVAGLRGVDVWSVLAALGIGMCTTVLGAWRWCVVARGLGLPLSLRQAVADCYRAILLNSVLPAGVLGDVHRAVSHGRQSGDLGRGVRAVVLERTAGQVVLAAVGIGVLLTQSGMLAAATGTLPLSDWWIAAVGLGLLGVLPALAAWARWGTSTSAWRRAVRTAAVVRAGLLSKHTTPAVVALSVGTLVGHVCMFVVAARVSESPVPLGRLVPIAVLALMVMGLPLNVGGWGPREAFLALAFGAVGLGARQGVAISVAYGVLTLIACLPGIAVLFARRPHAGT; the protein is encoded by the coding sequence ATGACGCCCCAGCTTGCGCAGAGCACGCCGGTCGCACCGGGCCCGTCGGTCGCGCCGACTCCGCCGGTCACTTCGATCGGACGGCGGGTGTGGACGTGGCTCCGCCCGCTCGTCGGCATCGGCATCCTGGCTGTCCTCGTCCGGCGATTCGGCACCGGACCGTTCGTCGCCGGTCTACGTGGGGTCGACGTCTGGTCGGTGCTCGCCGCCCTCGGAATCGGCATGTGCACAACGGTTCTCGGCGCCTGGCGATGGTGCGTCGTCGCGCGCGGTCTCGGTCTGCCGTTGTCGTTGCGGCAGGCCGTCGCCGACTGCTACCGGGCGATCCTGCTCAACTCGGTGCTGCCTGCCGGCGTCCTCGGCGACGTGCACCGGGCGGTCAGCCATGGCCGGCAGTCCGGTGACCTCGGCCGGGGAGTGCGGGCAGTGGTCCTCGAGCGCACCGCCGGTCAGGTCGTACTCGCGGCCGTCGGAATCGGCGTTCTCCTCACCCAGTCGGGGATGCTCGCAGCCGCGACGGGCACCTTGCCCTTGTCGGATTGGTGGATCGCCGCCGTCGGCCTCGGCCTGCTCGGGGTCCTGCCGGCACTCGCCGCCTGGGCGCGGTGGGGAACGTCAACCTCGGCTTGGCGCCGTGCCGTACGTACCGCCGCGGTCGTACGCGCCGGCCTGCTGTCGAAGCACACCACGCCGGCCGTCGTCGCCCTGTCGGTCGGGACCCTCGTCGGGCACGTCTGCATGTTCGTGGTTGCCGCCCGGGTCTCGGAGTCGCCGGTGCCGCTCGGCCGTCTCGTCCCGATCGCCGTACTGGCGTTGATGGTGATGGGCCTGCCGCTCAACGTCGGTGGCTGGGGTCCTCGGGAAGCCTTTCTGGCATTGGCTTTCGGGGCCGTCGGCCTCGGCGCCCGTCAGGGTGTGGCCATCTCCGTCGCGTACGGCGTCCTCACCCTCATCGCCTGTCTTCCCGGCATCGCCGTGCTCTTCGCCCGCCGGCCTCACGCTGGGACCTGA
- a CDS encoding SagB/ThcOx family dehydrogenase — protein sequence MIDLEWSTDGGLDHHFDSLAELYHENSKTRRRPGASGPTAEAIQAMSHGFKVYANSPSTPLPPPALLPPGSDSLGHALRTRRSVRRYEQGPLPIRVLGDVLFSAYGMRDPELPFRTVPSAGGLYPLELYLVNLEAGELPVGAYHYDLRRHSLDLIPDHGPVAQLRDCIFVPEAGETAAAMIVITGVFGRSRIKYGERAYRFAHLEAGHVGQNIALTCTCMGIGFCPFGGFVDDEVNNLLNLDGVDEAAIYLGTLGLLSRSRDAGSTTEEEVLR from the coding sequence ATGATCGACCTGGAGTGGTCCACCGACGGCGGCCTGGACCACCACTTCGACTCACTCGCCGAGCTGTACCACGAGAACAGCAAGACGCGCCGCCGGCCGGGTGCGAGCGGCCCAACGGCCGAGGCGATCCAGGCGATGTCGCACGGGTTCAAGGTCTACGCGAACTCACCGTCGACACCGCTGCCGCCGCCCGCGCTCTTGCCGCCAGGTTCGGACTCCCTCGGGCACGCACTGCGCACGCGCCGGTCGGTTCGCCGCTACGAGCAGGGACCGCTGCCGATCCGGGTACTCGGCGACGTGTTGTTCTCCGCGTACGGAATGCGCGACCCGGAGCTGCCTTTCAGGACGGTGCCGTCGGCCGGTGGCCTCTACCCGCTCGAGCTCTACCTCGTGAACCTGGAGGCCGGCGAGCTGCCGGTCGGTGCCTACCACTACGACTTGCGCCGCCACAGCCTTGACCTGATTCCCGATCATGGACCGGTGGCACAGCTTCGCGACTGCATCTTCGTGCCTGAGGCAGGCGAGACGGCCGCAGCGATGATCGTTATAACCGGCGTCTTCGGTCGTAGCCGGATCAAGTACGGCGAACGCGCCTACCGCTTCGCGCATCTGGAGGCAGGACACGTCGGCCAGAACATCGCGTTGACCTGCACGTGCATGGGAATCGGGTTCTGCCCGTTCGGCGGATTCGTCGACGACGAGGTGAACAACCTGTTGAACCTCGACGGTGTGGACGAGGCCGCCATCTATCTCGGGACTCTCGGGCTGCTGTCACGTAGCAGGGACGCGGGTTCCACAACCGAAGAGGAGGTTCTTCGATGA
- a CDS encoding neutral zinc metallopeptidase, with protein MKQSPRFLAAFGASIVLTVGSATAAFAGTGAVHTAAPAAAVAQTATRTAPATGDQAADRFGIDRSPARAAVLRAIDPGDYQCGPTDFDTYIDGLINGLSKDELKFLVAHTEMLDIPTYDALLYGSPTDSRYALRSDYRTQLTHTFRDVKRFWDIQSGDIQLMSMHGSIMGDPAAVSRVLQLPLGEPFGQSPAEADQNAKEIAAAVDSGMFDHGNNPLFTLNAFAFTAEGDPDPLVKGVPDKLIFGDGIVDALNAMGIGDVGPRAVMGHEFGHHVQFEDNLFESPLTGPEATRRTELMADAFGTYFATHARGLSLNTKRVLQAEKTFYEVGDCAFTNDGHHGTPNQRLRSSAWAAGVADAARPQGKILPSLTFADMFEKELPVIVAPDAS; from the coding sequence TTGAAGCAGTCACCCCGCTTCCTCGCCGCCTTCGGCGCGAGCATCGTCCTCACGGTCGGATCGGCCACGGCCGCGTTCGCCGGCACCGGCGCCGTCCACACCGCCGCCCCGGCCGCTGCCGTCGCGCAGACCGCCACCCGCACCGCGCCGGCGACAGGTGACCAGGCCGCCGACCGGTTCGGGATCGACCGGTCCCCCGCCCGCGCCGCCGTACTGCGGGCCATCGACCCCGGCGACTACCAGTGCGGACCGACCGACTTCGACACCTACATCGACGGCCTGATCAACGGCCTGTCGAAGGACGAGCTCAAGTTCCTCGTCGCCCACACCGAGATGCTCGACATCCCGACGTACGACGCACTGCTGTACGGCTCGCCCACCGACTCCCGCTACGCCCTGCGGAGCGACTACCGGACTCAGCTGACCCACACGTTCCGGGACGTCAAGCGGTTCTGGGACATCCAGTCCGGCGACATCCAGCTGATGTCGATGCACGGCAGCATCATGGGTGACCCGGCTGCTGTGTCCCGGGTACTGCAGCTGCCGCTCGGCGAACCGTTCGGTCAGTCCCCTGCCGAGGCGGACCAGAACGCCAAGGAGATCGCCGCCGCGGTCGACAGCGGGATGTTCGACCACGGCAACAACCCGCTGTTCACGCTGAACGCGTTCGCGTTCACCGCCGAGGGCGACCCCGACCCGCTGGTCAAGGGTGTCCCCGACAAGCTGATCTTCGGTGACGGCATCGTCGACGCACTCAACGCCATGGGCATCGGCGACGTCGGGCCGCGCGCGGTGATGGGCCACGAGTTCGGCCACCACGTGCAGTTCGAGGACAACCTGTTCGAGTCCCCGCTGACCGGGCCCGAGGCGACCCGGCGTACCGAGCTGATGGCGGACGCGTTCGGCACCTACTTCGCCACCCACGCCCGTGGGCTCTCGCTCAACACCAAGCGGGTACTGCAGGCCGAGAAGACCTTCTACGAGGTCGGTGACTGCGCCTTCACCAACGACGGCCACCACGGCACGCCCAACCAGCGGCTGCGTTCCTCCGCCTGGGCCGCCGGCGTCGCCGACGCAGCCCGCCCGCAGGGCAAGATCCTGCCGTCGCTGACGTTCGCCGACATGTTCGAGAAGGAGCTCCCGGTCATCGTCGCCCCGGACGCCTCCTGA
- a CDS encoding type II toxin-antitoxin system VapC family toxin, with amino-acid sequence MNTLICDSGRLIASYNVADRHHAACIRLLGSWQGTLALPEPVLGETCGFLRNHVRNGPALEARLLDVLTSRPGNFEILDPTPADRERAAELVSQLVAAPLGYVDATVLAMAERLKIVDIATVDFKFLGMASQVSRLSPLRWVLQEN; translated from the coding sequence ATGAACACTCTCATCTGTGACTCGGGACGTCTGATCGCGAGCTACAACGTCGCGGACCGGCATCACGCCGCATGCATCCGCCTGCTCGGGTCGTGGCAAGGAACTCTGGCGTTGCCAGAACCAGTGCTGGGTGAGACCTGCGGTTTCCTGCGCAACCATGTGCGTAACGGACCCGCCCTGGAAGCCCGTCTCCTGGACGTTCTGACCAGCAGACCTGGAAACTTCGAGATCCTCGACCCCACGCCCGCCGACCGTGAACGTGCGGCCGAACTCGTCAGTCAACTGGTAGCTGCGCCGCTCGGCTATGTGGACGCGACAGTTCTCGCGATGGCAGAACGACTGAAGATCGTCGACATAGCCACCGTCGACTTCAAGTTCCTGGGTATGGCGAGTCAGGTCAGTCGCCTGTCACCTCTGCGTTGGGTGCTCCAGGAAAACTGA
- a CDS encoding phosphotransferase, whose product MSRTAGGTHAVDLAGDQVTKRFPASDGGCAEREWRALTLLHEHASGLAPEPLPMQTVHTAVPVDALRQVPVRPGRQAGLVTQVRRWTAESPALVDGRVGHALSAGLAWLERSGLEADGPTGVRPVFGPGDGNLANYLWDGRRVRIVDFEDSGRSDRAFELAEVTEHVPALHRAGPGPHATGPGR is encoded by the coding sequence ATGAGCCGGACAGCGGGGGGTACGCATGCGGTCGATCTCGCCGGCGACCAGGTGACCAAACGGTTCCCGGCATCCGACGGCGGGTGTGCCGAACGTGAGTGGCGTGCCCTCACGCTGCTGCACGAACACGCGTCCGGCCTCGCACCAGAGCCGCTGCCCATGCAGACGGTCCATACGGCGGTGCCCGTCGACGCGCTTCGACAGGTCCCGGTCCGCCCCGGCCGGCAGGCCGGCCTCGTGACACAGGTTCGGCGGTGGACCGCCGAGTCGCCGGCGCTCGTCGACGGCCGAGTAGGACATGCACTGTCGGCCGGGCTCGCGTGGCTGGAACGGTCCGGACTCGAGGCGGACGGCCCGACCGGCGTTCGGCCGGTCTTCGGGCCCGGAGACGGCAACCTCGCCAACTATCTGTGGGACGGTCGCCGGGTACGGATCGTCGACTTCGAGGACTCCGGCCGCAGCGACCGGGCCTTCGAGCTCGCGGAGGTCACCGAGCACGTGCCCGCCCTTCACCGCGCAGGCCCCGGCCCTCACGCGACAGGCCCGGGGAGATGA
- a CDS encoding CDP-alcohol phosphatidyltransferase family protein produces the protein MGDIGVTRRFAGPRAGRPVTPTRAFRRDLAVAAVAEVAVLVLLWLHPGLGLVGRLAGLGFIIGAAGFLVAGFRSTPSRTWTPADRVTLTRLVLIGAVTALVADRLGGSLTDRLWVPAPAVMIVIASVALVLDSVDGRVARRTGTVTDFGARFDMESDAFLILVLSVFVARSLGAWVLAIGAMRYAYVAAGWVLPWLRSPIPPKYVRKVIAAIQGVALVVVSAHLLPGPVEVGVVAGALALLVWSFGESVWWQWQHGRS, from the coding sequence ATGGGCGATATCGGTGTCACGCGGCGGTTCGCCGGCCCCCGTGCCGGTCGCCCGGTCACGCCGACCCGGGCGTTCCGCCGGGATCTCGCCGTCGCGGCCGTGGCCGAGGTCGCGGTGCTCGTCCTGCTGTGGCTCCACCCCGGCCTCGGCCTCGTGGGCCGGCTCGCGGGGCTCGGCTTCATCATCGGCGCCGCGGGGTTCCTGGTCGCCGGGTTCAGGAGTACGCCCAGCCGCACGTGGACGCCCGCCGACCGGGTGACCCTCACCCGGCTCGTCCTGATCGGCGCCGTGACGGCACTCGTGGCCGACCGGCTGGGCGGCAGCCTGACCGACAGGCTGTGGGTACCCGCGCCGGCCGTGATGATCGTCATCGCCTCGGTCGCCCTGGTGCTCGACTCCGTCGACGGCAGGGTCGCCCGCCGGACCGGCACCGTGACGGACTTCGGCGCGCGTTTCGACATGGAGTCGGACGCCTTCCTCATCCTGGTTCTCAGCGTCTTCGTCGCCAGGTCCCTCGGTGCGTGGGTGCTGGCGATCGGAGCCATGCGGTACGCCTACGTGGCGGCAGGCTGGGTGCTGCCCTGGCTGCGTTCGCCGATACCGCCGAAGTACGTCCGCAAGGTGATCGCCGCCATCCAGGGTGTCGCCCTCGTCGTGGTGAGCGCCCACCTCCTTCCCGGACCGGTCGAGGTGGGTGTGGTGGCCGGGGCGCTGGCCCTCCTCGTCTGGTCGTTCGGCGAGTCCGTCTGGTGGCAGTGGCAGCACGGGCGTTCGTGA
- a CDS encoding YcaO-like family protein — MTETPLTEPFSVAGLRPVGWSQPRDAIAKALRLVDSDSGVIRTLFESPMNPDTPQVFGYGSILADTTAFGVEDFGTLNGSTSTSRQQAAAGALGEAVERYAARFVPYGDLVWASPAELGENAIDPVDLVLYDEEQYARPDFPFREPARADILPWVEGHSLTRNRTVLVPAEAVFMHTVHAGSRGFVQQTTNGLACGNTREEAVLSGLYEVVERDASMLTWLRRSENPTLDLGTAKDPGLLAAQRLFETARMRVRLVDITTTGIPAVLAMTWLRGRNNGVPVVSSAANLSLQRAARSALEELAQCVPWVISMLDRPGGRPRKPLDALTSTEDHVLWIVEPERRHLADFLLRSTQTVMLGDEPFSAADVLGEIRECVSRLAAEELEVVVVDVTTPDVAEVGLSVVRTLVLGSIPLYFGSGLWRAGPRARAALGAGINHCPHPFP, encoded by the coding sequence ATGACCGAAACGCCGCTCACCGAACCGTTCTCCGTCGCCGGCCTGCGTCCCGTTGGCTGGTCACAGCCACGAGACGCGATCGCCAAGGCACTGCGACTGGTGGACTCCGACAGCGGGGTCATCCGCACGTTGTTCGAGAGCCCGATGAACCCCGACACTCCCCAGGTCTTCGGCTACGGCAGCATCCTCGCCGACACCACCGCGTTCGGCGTGGAGGACTTCGGGACCCTCAACGGCTCGACGTCCACCTCGAGACAGCAGGCCGCAGCCGGCGCACTCGGCGAGGCCGTCGAACGATACGCGGCGCGGTTCGTGCCCTACGGCGACCTGGTGTGGGCCTCCCCAGCCGAGCTCGGTGAGAACGCGATCGACCCGGTCGACCTCGTGCTGTACGACGAGGAGCAGTACGCCCGCCCGGACTTCCCGTTCCGCGAGCCAGCGCGCGCCGACATTCTGCCGTGGGTGGAGGGACACTCCCTCACCCGGAACCGCACCGTTCTCGTTCCGGCCGAGGCTGTCTTCATGCACACCGTCCACGCGGGCTCGCGGGGATTCGTCCAGCAGACGACCAACGGGCTGGCATGTGGCAACACCAGGGAGGAGGCGGTCCTGTCCGGACTGTACGAGGTGGTCGAGCGAGACGCCTCGATGCTGACCTGGTTGCGTCGCTCGGAAAACCCCACGCTCGACCTCGGGACAGCGAAGGACCCCGGCCTGCTGGCCGCGCAGCGCCTGTTCGAGACCGCGCGCATGCGGGTGCGCCTGGTCGACATCACCACCACCGGGATTCCGGCGGTGCTCGCCATGACCTGGCTCCGAGGCCGGAACAACGGTGTGCCCGTGGTGTCCTCCGCTGCCAACCTCTCCCTGCAACGCGCCGCTCGCAGCGCGCTGGAGGAGCTGGCACAGTGCGTGCCGTGGGTCATCTCGATGCTCGACCGTCCTGGCGGCCGGCCGCGCAAGCCGCTGGACGCGCTGACAAGCACCGAGGACCACGTGCTGTGGATCGTGGAGCCGGAACGACGTCACCTGGCCGACTTCCTGCTGCGTTCGACGCAGACCGTCATGCTGGGCGACGAACCATTCTCCGCTGCCGACGTGCTGGGCGAGATCAGGGAATGTGTCTCCCGCCTGGCGGCTGAGGAACTCGAGGTCGTCGTCGTCGACGTGACCACGCCGGACGTCGCCGAAGTGGGTCTGTCGGTGGTGCGAACACTCGTTCTGGGATCGATCCCACTCTATTTCGGCAGTGGCCTGTGGCGGGCGGGCCCGCGCGCCCGGGCGGCGCTGGGCGCCGGCATCAACCACTGTCCGCACCCCTTCCCGTGA